The following is a genomic window from Micrococcus cohnii.
TGCCCGGCACGCACCCGTCCGACGCGGAGTCGAGCACGGGACGGGCGGCCCACTTCGCGTTCAGCCAGCGCGCGGACTTCATGGAGGAGGGCGTCTCCTCGGCGACGACGCGAGCGCGACCGATCATCAACACGCGGGACGAGCCGCACGCGGACCCGTCCAAGTACCGGCGTCTGCACGTGATCGTCGGCGACTCGAACCTCGCCGAGCCCACGCACCTGCTGCGCTTCGGCGCGACCGACCTGCTGCTGCGCATGCTCGAGGCCGGCCGGGGACCGCGTGAGACCGAGCTGCGCCATCCACGGCAGGCCATTCGGCAGATCAGCCGCGACCTGACCGGACGCACCGCGATCGAGCTGCGCTCTTCGGCCGTCACCACGGCCCTGGACCTGCAGCGCCGCTACCTCGAGCACGCCCAGCGCTTCGTCGACGCCGAGGGCGCCCACCACGACGCGGTGCCCCGCGTGCTCGATTTGTGGTCCCGCACGCTGCAGGCCGTCGACTCGGGGGACTTCACCGGCATCGACCGGGAGATCGACTGGGCGATCAAGCACCGCGTGCTCGAGGGCTACCGCCGTCGACACGGTCTGGACTGGGACGCGCCCCGCCTGGCCCAGATGGACCTGGCGTTCCACGACATCACCCGAGGCCGGGGGCTCTTCTCGATGCTGCGCCAGGCCGGGCAGGTCGAGCGCGTTGTGACGGACGCGCAGATCGAGCACGCCGTCGCTCACGCTCCCTCCACGACGCGCGCGGCCGTGCGGGCCGCCTTCATCGCACGGGCCCGGGAGCGGGGATTGCCGTACACGGTGGACTGGACACACCTGAAACTCGAGGAGCACCCGCGGCACGCGCTGAGCCTGAAGGACCCCTTCGACACGGACCAGACGTGCCTGGACTGGCTGTTCGATCTGATCGACGCGCCGGTCTCGGGCAGGTCATGATCGCGGCAGCGTCGCTATGGTGGGGCCCATGAGCACACAGATCCGCCGACCCCACCGCGACGGGACCCGCGCCCGGCGCCGCCTGAGCGCCCTGTCACTGGGCCTGAGCGCGCTGCTGTTCGCCACCGCCTGCGGCGCCGGTGAAGACCCGAACGCGTCCGAGCAGAGCGAGGGCACCTCCTCCGCCGTGGAGAACTCCGAGGCCGGCGCGTCCGGGCAGAAGGAGGATGGTCAGGGCCAGGATGCGTCGGCGTCCGAGGGCGGAGACGAGCAGAAGGACGAGGCCAGCAAGAAAGACTCCTACGAGCCGGCCGCACAGGGTGAGGGCTCCGGCGACACCGAGGCGCTGTCCTCGCTGTCTTTCTCCATGGACGGCAAGAAGCCGAAGATCGAGGCGAAGACCCCGCTGAAGGCCGAGGAGCCGAGCACGCGCGTGCTCGCCGAGGGCACGGGCGAGCAGGTGAGCGAGGGCGACATCGTCGCCCTGTCCAGCGTCGCGGTGGACCCGAAAACGGGGGAGCAGCAGGCCGACAACTTCGCCGGCCCATCCGAGGTCTTCACCGTCGACAGCCAGCTCAAGGAACAGAACGCGGTCCTCTACCGGGCGCTGCGCACGGCCAAGCCCGGCTCGGTCGTCGCGTATTTTGTGCCCGGTAGCGGTGACGGGCAAGCCCAGGGCGCCGCGCAGGACCAGCTCGTGGTCTTCCGCGTCGAGAAGACCCTGTGGTCGCCGCCGAAGGACGACTCCGCGAAGCCCGAGAAGCTCGAGGTGGAGCAGCTGCGTGAAGGCGACGGCGACGAGGTCTCCGCGCAGGACCAGGTCACGGTCCACTACACGGGTGTCACGTGGAAGGACGGTCAGGTCTTCGACTCCTCGTACGGGCGCGGGCAGCCGGCCACGTTCCCGCTCGACGGGGTCATCGAAGGGTGGTCCGAGGGCCTCGAGGGGCAGAAGGTCGGCTCTCGCGTGCTGCTGACCATCCCCGCCGAGCAGGCCTACGGTGAGCAGGGCAGCCCGCCGAAGATCGGTCCGAACGAGCCGCTGGTCTTCGTCGTGGACATCCTCGAGTCCGGTCAGGCGCAGAGCCCATCGTCCTCGCCGGAGAAGCAGGACGAGGGCGCCGAGTCGTCCGAGGAACCGGAGACCTCAGAGAAGTCCCCGACGTCGCAGAAGCCCCAGGACTGAACCGACGCGGTGACCCCGCCGCACGGCTGCGAGGCACACCGCCTCGAGCACCCCACCATCACCAGGAGAGAGACCATGTCCTTCGGACAGCGCGATTACGACCGCACCCGCCCCGAGATCGACTTCCCGGGGGAGAACCCGCCCACCGAGCTCGTGATCGAGGACCTGATCCCCGGCACCGGCGCCGAGGTCGTGCCCGGCTCCACCGTCCAGGTGCACTACGTCGGCGTGTCGTGGTCCACGGGCGAAGAGTTCGACGCCTCGTGGAACCGCGGCACCCCGCTGCCGCTGACCGTCGGCGTGGGCCAGGTCATCGCCGGCTGGGACCAGGGCCTGATCGGGATGAAGGAAGGCGGCCGCCGCCGCCTCGAGATCCCGCCGCACCTGGGCTACGGCGCCCGCGGTGCCGGATCGGCCATCGGTCCGAACGAGACGCTGGTCTTCGTCTGCGACCTCGTCTCCGTCTCCTGAGCTGACGTGGCCGCCGCCGTCCCCTCTCGGTCTCTGCTCGACCCCGTCGAGCGGGTCATCTCGGTGCTGTGCCTGCTGCTGTACCACGAGCGCGGTCGCAGCCGCTCTCAGCTGCGCCGCGAGGTGGAGGGCTATCAGGGCGACGACGAGTCCTTCGAGAAGCTCTTCGCCTGGGACCGCCGGGTGCTCTCCGAGCTGGGCGTGCGGCTGATCGAGCAGCAGAGCGATGACGAGGAGCCGGTGCTGCGGGTGGACCACGATGCGCTGACCCTGCCGCGGATCGACTTCGACGAACCCGAGCGGCGCGCCCTCGAACTGGCGGCCACGGTGTGGGACGACGACGCGTTGCGACGCGACGTCTCCCGCGCCGTGGGGCTGCTCGTCGCTCCGTCGTCGGCACCGACGCAGCAGGCCGTCATGCCGCGGGTGGTGCCCCGTTCCACGCCACGGCTGGACACGCTCATGGCGGCGGCCGTCGAGCGCCGCTGGGTGGGCTTCGACTACCGCGACGCCCGTGGCGCCCTGTCTCGGAGGCGGGTGCGCGCCTGGGCCACGGTGCGCGTGTCCGGTCAGTGGTACCTGGTCGGCTGGGACGCGGATCGGCACGATTCGCGCACCTTCCGGCTCTCGCGGATCGAGACCGATCCGCGGCCCGAGCAGGGCGACCCGGCGGAGCAGATGAGCCTGCCCGGACCAGACTTCTCCCTGCGCGAGGTGCACGACCGGCTGCGGGGCGAGGAGGAGGCCGACACCCTGCGCGTGTGGGTCCAACCCGGACGCGCCCAGTCGGTACGGGTCGCCGGCGTGCCCGCGCCCGGCGCCGAGGACGAGGCGCCGGCACCGGGCTGGGAGGCCTACGAGATCCCCGTGCCCGCCCACGACGGGCTGGAGGAGATGCTCGGCGAGCTGCTCGGTCGGGCCCTGCCCGATGCTCAGGCCTCGTCGGCACGTCAGCGTCTGGGCCGCTGGTGGGAGCAGGCCCGCCGCGTCCATGCCGGGTCCCCGGACGAAGCGGTGCTGCGCGCGGTCGAGCAGATGCGTCCGCCCAAGCGGGGACGCCGACGCTCCTCCGCACTGGACTGGGCCGCGCGGTTCCTGGACATTGTGGGGATCGCCAACCGCGAGGGCGGGGTCACGCGCGCCGAGCTGCGTGAACGATTCGGTCTGAGCGAGGCCGAGCTCACCACGCACCTGCAGCTGCTGCGTTTCTGCGGTCTGCCGGAACGCTACTACGCCGGATGGCTCTTCGAGGTCGTTGAGGACGGCGACGTGGTGCGGATCGAGCAAGCCGAGGACATCGATGCTCCGCTGCGGCTGACCCGTCCTGAGGCCCACCGGCTCATCGCGGGCCTGGCCACGGTCGAGCAGATGCCGCATCACGATCCCCGGCTGGGGCCGGCGGCACGGCGCGCGGCGGACCGGATCCGCGTCGAGCTGCTGGGCGAGGACGCACCGGTCGGCACCAGCGCCCACCAGGGAGGCAACGACAGCGGCACCGGTCACGACGAGACAGCGGCGAGCCCGGCACCGGCGCCCGTGAGAGCCGGGTCCGATGCCGCGGAGCCCAGCACCGAATCGGTGGCCGCCGTGGCGACGTTCTGGGATGTGCGAGCAGACCCGGACGTGGTCCGCGTGCTCGACCAGGCAGTCCGGGACCGGCGCGTGCTGAGCGTGTCCTATCACTCGGTCCACGGCGACCGGCACAGCACCCGCGTGCTCGAGCCGGTCGAGCTGTTTCAGGAGGGACCGCGGCTGTACCTGTCCGCCTGGTGCCGCGTCACCGAGCAGGCGCGGACCTTCCGGGTCGACCGGATCACCCGGCCTGAGGCCACCGACGAGACCTTCTCGCCGGGACGTCGGCACGCTGCGGTGGCGACGACGGCGCGACCGGATCACAAGCGAACCGAACTGACCGCGGTGCTGCGCTTCGCGCACCGGATCGCCGACCTGGCCGACGAGTACGGGCCGGTGACGCAGGCCCGGCTCGAGGACGGTTCCCGACTCGTGGAGGTCGGGCTCGTCGACGCCGCCGTGGCGCACGGCCTCGTCGGCGCGCACGGAGGCGACGTCGAGGTCATCCTGCCCGCCGCGCTGCGGGTCCAGACACGCGAGCGGATCGACGCCGCTCTGACGGCGCTGGCGGACGCGTCCGCCGGGTAGGCTAAGCCCCGAGACCACCGACGAAAGGAACTCACCATGCTCGCAGGGATCAACGGGTGGCAGCTCGTCATCATCCTGGTGCTGGTCGTGCTGCTGTTCGCAGCGCCGAAGCTGCCCGCCATGGCCCGCAACCTGGGCCAGTCCATGCGCATCTTCTCCTCCGAGGTGAAGGAGATGCGCAACGAGGGCAAGGAGAAGAAGGCGAATTCCGAGGCCACCGGCGAGACCGTTCCGGGCGAGACCGTGGAGAACCACGCCGAGAAGCGTCCGCAGGCCGGCGACACCGGTTCGCACAGCGCCGACGGCGACGTCCGCTGATCCGTCGGATCAGGGAGTGTCGCTGAATCCATGACCTCACAGTCCACACCGCACGAGGCCCCCGTCGCCCAGGGCGGGATCTCCGCCGAGGCGGAGCCCGACCGCGCCGAGCAGGTGCGCGCCGACGCCCCCGGACGCACGCGCGGGCGACGCAGGAAGCCGAAGAAGCCCAAGAACCCGAACGGGGAGATGCCGCTCAAGGAGCATCTCAAGGAGCTGCGCGACCGGCTGATCAAGGCCGCGATCGCGGTCGTCCTGGGCGCCGTCGTCGGCTTCATCGTCTACAAGCCGGTCTTCGAGACGGTCACCAAGCCGATCGCGGAGGCCTCGGGCGAGGGACAGCTCTCCGCTGTCACGTTCGACACGGTGGGTGCGCCCTTCGACGTCATGCTCCAGGTCGCGTTCTTCATCGGTGTCGTCGTGTCCTCGCCGGTGTGGCTCTACCAGATCTGGGCGTTCATCGTCCCCGGACTGAAGCGCAACGAGAAGAAGTACGCGATCGGCTTCCTCTCCGCGGCCATCCCGCTGTTCCTGCTCGGCATCTTCCTGGGCTGGCTCGTGCTGCCTCAGGCCGTCATCTTCTTCTTCGGGTTCACCCCGGAGGCCGGCGCGAACATGATCCCGGCGCAGACGTACATCCCGTTCGTGCTGCGTCTGCTGCTCGCCTTCGGCGCGGCTCTGGTGCTCCCGGTGCTGCTCGTGGGCCTCAACATGCTCGGCATGCTGCCCGGCCGCACGATCGTCAAGCACTGGCGGATCACGGTGTTCGGCATCGCCGTCATTGCGGCCCTGGCCGCTCCCGGCGGTGACGCGATCTCGATGTTCTACCTCGCCGCGCCGCTCGTCGTGCTCTTCGGCGTGGCGATCGCTCTGTGCCTGGTCAACGACAAGCGCCGATCTCGTCGCCGCAAGGTCGATGAGGCCCGGCTCGAGCAGGAGATCGCCAGCGGTCCGAAGCCGCTGCACGAGCTCTGAGCCGCACCTCGCTGCGCGCCCGGCGCCGCACCGTATCGACCACGTCGACACGGTGCGGCGCCGTCGTCGTCTCAGGCCCGGATCGGCACGTAGGGTGAGCCCATGTCCGACGTCCCGCAGCCTCATGACGACTCCGCGCCCAGCCCGGCGGAACGCTATGCCGCGGCCCGACGACGCCGCGCCCACCCCGCCAGCCGGACGGCCGCGTTCGAGGCCTCGCTGGGCTTCGAACTGGATGACTTCCAGCGCCGAGCCTGCCATGAGGTCGAGGACGGCCACGGCGTCCTCGTCGCCGCGCCCACGGGCAGCGGGAAGACCGTGGTGGGGGAGTTCGCGATCCACCAGGCCCTCGACCAGGGACGACGGGCCTTCTACACCACCCCGATCAAGGCCCTGAGCAACCAGAAGTACGCCGATCTGGCCGCCGTGCACGGGGCCGAGCGCGTCGGGCTGCTCACCGGCGACACCTCCGTCAACGCGGACGCGGACGTCGTGGTGATGACCACCGAGGTGCTGCGGAACATGCTCTACGCGGACGCCCAGGCCCTGACGGACCTGGGCTGCGTCGTGATGGACGAGGTGCACTACCTCGCGGACCGGTTCCGCGGACCGGTGTGGGAGGAGGTCATCATCCACCTGCCCGAGCACGTGCAGATGGTGTCTCTGTCAGCGACCGTCTCGAATGCGGAGGAGTTCGGCGCCTGGCTGGACACGGTCCGCGGCGCCACCACCGTGATCGTCTCGGAGCACCGGCCGGTCCCGCTGTGGCAGCACGTGCTGGCCGGCGGCCGTCTCTACGACCTCTTCGCCGAGGACGTCGCCTTCGAGGAGACCGCCGAACGCGACGTCGCGACCCTGCTCAACCCGGAACTGGCGAAGCTGGCCGCGCAAGCCTCGCGCCAGGGCGAGCGCGCCGACTGGGGACGCGGCGGCCCGCGCGGAGGGCGTGGTCAGGGCCGAAGCGGCAGGAAGAAGAGCCGTCACACCGGTGGTCGATCGGGCGGGCGTCCGAACGGATCCCGGGGCTCGGCCGGCGGCCGCGGCCGGCACCGTGAGGCCGCGCTGCACAGCGATCGGCCCGTGAGCTCCCGCACGGGCCCGCGCGAGCACCGCACGGCTGGTCTGCGGACCTCACGAGCCGAGACCGTCCGGGTGCTCGACCGCGAGGCCCTGCTGCCCTGTATTACCTTCATCTTCTCCCGGGCTGGCTGCGACGCCGCGGTGGAGCAGTGTCTGGGGTCGGGCCTGGACCTGACCACGGCCGCCGAGAAGGCCCTCGTCTACGAGCGCACCGACGCGGTCGCACGTCGCCTTCCGCCGGAGGACCTCGAGGTGCTGGGGTTCTGGGCGTGGCGCGACGGCCTGGCCCGTGGCTTCGCAGCGCACCACGCCGGCCTGCTGCCGCCGCTGAAGGAGGCCGTGGAGGACCTGTTCGTCGCGGGCGCGGTGAAGGCGGTGTTCGCCACCGAGACCCTCGCCCTCGGGGTGAACATGCCCGCCCGCTCGGTGGTGCTGGAGAAGCTCGAGAAGTTCAACGGTCAGAGCCACGTGGACGTGACGCCGGGGGAGTACACCCAGCTCACCGGCCGCGCCGGCCGCCGAGGGATCGACGTCGAGGGCCACGCGATCGTCGCATGGCGGCCAGGACTGAACCCGTCGGCCGTGGCCGGCCTGGCCTCCCGACGCACCTATCCGCTGGACTCGTCCTTCCGGCCGACCTACAACATGTCCGTGAACCTGTTGGCCCGGGTGGGACAGCAACGGGCCCGCGGCATCCTCGAGTCCTCCTTCGCACAGTTCCAGGCCGATCGATCCGTCGTGGGGCTGGCCCGTCAGGTGCGGTCGAAGGAGACCTCCCTGGCCGAGTACGCCCAGGCCATGGAGTGTCATCTGGGGGATTTCGGCGACTACATGCGTCTGCGCAAGGAGCTGGCCTCGGCCCAGAAGGCCGGCAGCCAGGGACGTCGACGCGCGCACATCGCCGCGCTGAAGCAGTCACTCTCCGAGCTGGCCGTCGGCGATGTGATCGACTTGCAGCAGGGCCGGGCCCTCGGGTCGTGCGTCGTGGTCTTCCCCGCCCAGAACCCGCAGAATCCTCGCGTCGGTCTCATCACGGACGCGGCGCAGCTGCGGCGCATCACGATCGATGACCTGGCCGACCCGGTCGAGCCGATCGCCGCGGCGGCGTTGCCGCAACTGGTGCAGGTGAAGTCACCGGCGCAGCGGCGCGACGTCGCCTCGGCCATGCGCGAGGCCTTGCGTCAGGGCCGGCCGCCAACCTCCGGCGGCGCCGGATTCCGTCCCCGACCGGCCGAGCCTGAGAACCCGCGCGTCGAGCAGCTGCAGCGGGAGCTGACCCTGCACCCGTGCCACGTGTGCGAGGACCGGGAGGAGCACGCCCGCTGGGCCGAACGCTGGTGGTCTCTGCGCCGCGAGGTGACCACGCTGCGCGAGCGCATCGCCGGTCGCACGAACACGATCTCGCGCACCTTCGACCGTCTGGTCGGGCTGCTGCGCACCTACGGATACGTGAACGAGGACGCCTCGAGCCCGCGCACGGCCCTGGCCGATCCGGGACAGGCGCTGCGCCGCATCTACGGGGAACGGGATCTGTTGATCTCGCTGGTGCTGCAGGACGAGTCGACGTCACGACTCACGCCCGAGGACTGGGCGTGCGTCGCCGCACTGCTGGTCTACCAGGGCAAGTCGGACCGCGATCGCGGCCCGGCGGTCATGCCGACCGCACGGCTGCAACGCGTCCACGACGCCGCCGAACGCCTCGAAGCGCGGCTGCACGACGATGAGGCAGCCGCCCGGCTCGAGGGCACACCGCCGCTGGACTCCGGCCTCGTCGCGCCGATGCATCGGTGGGTCCGCGGCAAGAACCTCAGCGACACCCTGCACGGCTCGGACCTGGCCGCCGGCGACTTCGTGCGCTGGGCTCGGCAGGTGGTGGATGTGCTGGGCCAGCTGGCGCAGGTGCCCGGCGATGACCGTCGATCCCGCTCCTGCCGCAGCGCGGCCGATCTGGTGGCCCGCGGCGTCGTGGCGACGTCCCTGCCGGCCTCGGTGACCGAACGCGTCGGCGCTCACGACGCCGAGCGGCCGATCGACCAGGACGAGCCCGAGCGGCCGGGGCAGGACTAGGTGTTGTGGGTCATGAGGTTCTTGGCACGAGGGCCGGGCTGAGATGAGACGAGTGGGCCTCTCCCGCAGGATGGAAGTTCCTACACCACCCATCCGCGCAAAGAGACCCACTCATGACTCACGCTAATGCACCCCTGACTCCCACCGGCCGTCTCAGGATGGTCCAACGCCACCTGAACGACGGCATCCCCCAAGCGCACGTGGCAGCCGAGTTCCGCGTCAGCCGCCCCACGGTGGCCACCTGGGTGGCCCGCTACCGCGCCGAGGGCGAGGCAGGACTGCAGGACCGCTCGAGCCGGCCCCACCACTGCCCCGCCCAGCTCGACACCGCGATCCTGGTCGAAATCGAGGCCCTGCGCCGGGACCAGAAGTGGTCCGCCCGACGCATCCATCACCACCTCGTCTCCGAAGGCCACCAGCTGTGCCTGCGCACCGTGGGGAGGTGGATGCACCGGCTGGGCATCTCCCGGTTGCGAGACCTCGCGCCCACGGGTGAGGGCCTGCGCCAACGACCACGGAAGATCACCGCCCGCGGCCCGGGGCACATGGTGCACATGGACGTGAAGAAGATCGGGCGCATCCCCGAAGGGGGAGGCTGGCGTGCTCACGGCCGGGACTCCGAGAACGCGCGAGCGGCCAAACGCGGGCCTGGCCGACGGGTCGGGTACACGTACCTGCACTCGGCGATCGACGGGTACACCCGCCTGGCGTACACCGAGGCGTTGGAGGACGAGAAGGCGGTGACCACGATCGGGTTCTTCTGCCGGGCGAGGGCGTTCTTCGCCGCCCACGGCATCACCGTGGACCGGGTGGTCACGGACAACGGGAACAACTACCGGGCCGTGGACTTCACCCGGAAGGTGGTCTCGCTCGGGGGCCGGCACCACCGGATCCGCCCCTACACCCCGCGTCACAACGGGAAGGTCGAGCGGTACAACCGGCTGATGGTGGACGAGGTCCTCTACGCCCGCCCGTACTCCTCAGAGACGGCCCGGCGTGAGGCCCTGCAGGTGTGGGTGAACCACTACAACTACCATCGGCCTCATACCTCCTGCGGGAACATCCCGCCGGCCTCACTGGCCCCGGCGCGAGTCAACAACGTCAGGCCCTCCTACAACTAGGCTGGCCCAGGTGAACCCCCTGATCCTGCACAACGGCATTATCCACTCGCCCACGGACCCGTACGCCACCGCCCTGCTGGTCGAGGACGGGATGATCGCCTGGCTCGGTTCCGAAGAAACGCACACCCAGATCGCCCCCGAGGCCGAACGCGTCGACCTGGAGGGGGCCGTCGTCGCCCCGCTGTTCGTCGACCCGCTTGTCCTGGCCGCCTCGGACCTCGACGACTCGGCCACGAAGCACGGCGGCAACGGCGCCCTGGCCCGTGGCGTGGGCACGATCACGGTCCTGGCCGCCGGCGGCACATCGGGGCAGCGCTCCTGCTCACCGGCCCCGATGACCCTGCTGTACCGCGACCTCGACGCCGTCGCGACCGGCGCGCTCGGCGTCTGGGTGCCCACCGACGAGCTGTCACAGACGGACGTGAACGAGGCGCTGATCCAGGCCATCCAGGCGGGGGAGCAGCCCTACCTGGCCTCCTCCGCCGGCCACGACCCGCAGGCCCGCGCGCAGGCTCAATGCCGAAGCCTCACGGCCCTGCGCGCAGCCGAGCAGCGGCTCGGCGTACCGGCTCTGGGACGAGTGCGGCCGCGACTCGTGCTCGACGGGCGGCTCGACGACGAGGACACCGCCCTGCTCGGCGCGACGGCCAGCTCCGTGACCGTCATGCCCTCCCAAGGCCGGCTCGACGCCCCGATCGGATCGCTCCTGGCGGCAGGCGTGCCGGTGTGCCTGGGCCCCGAACCCGGCACGAGCCCGTGGGAGGCGATGCAGGCGGCCCTGCATCACCCCGAGCCGGCCGAGCGGGTTTCGGCGCGCTCTGCCTTCGCCGCATGCACGCGTGCCGGCCTGCGCGCCGCCGCCGCGGGCCCCTCCGTACACGCGGCTCCGCCGACTCGTCTGGCCGTGTCCGCTGCGGCGGACCTGGCCGTGTGGCGGGCGGACGCCGTCGGGGTGCAGGCCCCGGACTCGCGCGTGGCCGCCTGGAGCACGGACACCCGAGCAGGAACGCCGCTGCTGCCCGACCTCGAGGACGGGGCCGCCCCGCCCCGCCTCATCGCGACCCTCGCCGCGGGGCGCACGGTCTGTGGGTCGCTGACCTCCGCGTGAGGGTTCCGTCCCTATACTGGCTCGAATGACCGGTGCGGGCGGCCTCATGCTTGCCGCGCGCCAGACACCGACTGGAGGGCGGAGACCACCATGCGAGTTCTGACCATCATCCCCACGTACAACGAGATCGAGTCCCTGCCCCTGACGCTGGGTCGGCTGCGCACCGCGGTGCCGTCCTCGGACGTGCTCGTCGTCGATGACGGCTCCCCGGACGGCACGGGGGACTGGGCCGACGCCACGGCTGCCGAGGACCCGCAGGTCCACGTGCTGCACCGCGCCGAGAAGAACGGGCTCGGCGGCGCTTACATCGCCGGCTTCCGCTGGGCGCTCGAGCGCGGCTACGAGGTGCTCGTCGAGATGGACGCCGACGGCTCGCACCAGCCCGAGCAGTTGCCGCGCCTGCTCGAGAAGGTGCCTGAGGCCGATCTCGTCATCGGCTCGCGCCGCGTGCCCGGGGGCAAAATGGTGAACTGGCCCGCGCACCGCAAGCTCATCTCGATGTGCGGTTCGCTG
Proteins encoded in this region:
- a CDS encoding polyprenol monophosphomannose synthase, which translates into the protein MRVLTIIPTYNEIESLPLTLGRLRTAVPSSDVLVVDDGSPDGTGDWADATAAEDPQVHVLHRAEKNGLGGAYIAGFRWALERGYEVLVEMDADGSHQPEQLPRLLEKVPEADLVIGSRRVPGGKMVNWPAHRKLISMCGSLYPRLLLGLNLTDITAGYRAYRASVLQEIDLDAVQSKGYGFQVDMTFRTARLGRRIVEVPITFVERKLGESKMSGGIIGEAVVNVTRWGLQARAAKLRSLLGR